One stretch of Poecilia reticulata strain Guanapo linkage group LG21, Guppy_female_1.0+MT, whole genome shotgun sequence DNA includes these proteins:
- the LOC103457070 gene encoding cytochrome c oxidase subunit 8A, mitochondrial encodes MAMLCSVLRMLDKSSSLTRPKEILKETKRTIYGKPPRHRVGAAQSFFVMSVFAAAMLAPAAWILYHLPEYRERAQHVPRT; translated from the exons ATGGCGATGCTATGCTCTGTCTTGAGGATGCTGGACAAGTCTTCAAGTTTGACTCGTCCAAAAGAAATCCTGAAGGAGACAAAGAGGACGATCTACGGCAAACCTCCTCGACACCGGGTCGGAGCTGCT CAAAGTTTCTTCGTCATGTCTGTGTTcgcggcggccatgttggccCCAGCAGCCTGGATCCTCTACCACCTGCCGGAGTACCGGGAGCGGGCCCAGCACGTCCCGCGGACCTGA